The genome window AGTTCAGATTTTGATAGAGCAGCTCAAGGCTAAAGATGCTTCTTTAGAGAAGCTTGAGGCATGTAATGTTGAGAGTGCTAAGGAAAAGTCTGAGGTGTTGGCATTGAGGGAAAAGGTGAAATTGCTtgaagaagaacaaaaagattTTGAGCTTCGGATAAATAATGTGATGGCAGAGAATGAAGCATGTCACGAGCACCTAATTGAAATGGAAAATTTTGTTGAGTCTTTGAAAGAAAGCATTGACATAGCAGAAAATCGGGCTGAGAGCGCAGAAGCGAAGGTTACACAGTTAACTGAGACCAACTTGGAACTTACTGAAGAGGTGAATTTTCTTAAAGGGAGTGCCAGTACTGCAGAGAAAAAGGTTGGTTCACTTGAGAAGCAACTAAGGGAACTAGATATCCAACTACAAAATGCAAAGGCGTCTTCTGAAGCAAGTCAAGAACAGCAGAACATGTTATATACAGCTATATGGGATATGGAAATATTGATTGAAGAGCTAAAATCAAAGGTTGCAAAAGCTGAAACTAATAAAGAAAGTGCTGCAGAGCAATACTTTGTGCTATCTGAAACTAACTTGGAACTTAATAAAGAACTGGATATCCTTAGGTCCAGAACAGTAAGCTTGAAAACATCTTTGGATCAAGCTAGCAATGCAAAATCATCAAGGGCAAAAGAAATTGATACTAAAACCAAACTTATCATGGATATGGTAATGCAACTAGCCTCTGAAAGGGAGCGCATCAATAACCAGGTAATGACTtaataaatttctaattttgaaCTCCAGCTTCTATGTTTCtcttaacaaaaaatactaGTATTTTGGGCCTTTAAGGATATGTGTGTACTCAATTGGGTTCCCtagagattgattttataaaatgaaacatTCAATGCCTTAATTTATCCAATTCTGTGCTTATTTCGTGCAATTTATCCAGGGAAATTGTGCATTTTTTTCTGTTCATCAATAACAGTATGTTCTTTGTATGCTCAACCTGAACCAGTTTCTATCAGTATATTGTAAGGACCAAAATAGTTTCTCTCCTTCTTTTATAGTTTTCTAAGCATATTAAAATGTATCTATGCATATTATCTTCAGTATACCTGAATCAGAATTTCCAATCCAGGTCTGCAACGGTTTATGGGTAGTTATACAGAAAGGAACAAGTGGAGATTGTTAACTTTTTGGTAGCCATCAGTTATAATCtctatatttttcataattaatatagggaataaataagtattttttttcctcgaAAGAAAGAAGGATACCCAAAAAGTAGCATGATCATTTTCAAGTTACCATTGTGTATGTAGTacaagttttaatttttcttcaaaatagtATGGATTTAGTATTCAACTTTTGCTGAGCTATGATACACTAACAGGGATATTAACATTCTTATCACTATGTTCATCCTGCAGTTACATGCTTTAAAACAGGAAAATAAACATTTGGTAGAAAAGTTAAACAATACTAAAATTGAtgcctcttttgatgcatgcaACAATGGACTAAATAACAGAAATGAAGATCAAGCTTCCAACAATGACTCAAGCAATGATAGCTGTGCTAAATCATCAGATGAAGAAGGAATAGATCTCTTTAATAAGACCTTTCAGGCAGGTACTTTTTTGGTCATCCTAATCTCTTTAGTTGATACTTGATATGCTTATATGATGCTGATAGGTAAAAGTTGGGTGTTAATTTAATTGTTCTTTTAATGACACTGCATGTAGGACAAATGCTTTTATAATTACGTAATTAGTGCCTTGACAAGCATTTACATACACGCCTATCATCTCAatccatgtttttattttattgagagtaaaaattggaaacaaaacaagtaataaaacatcaaataattactCCACTAACTTTCCACTCTTTTGGGTATGCTTTTGCATTTTATAGGTAGGGGGAAACTACAGACCATACCCAAGTTTTGGTATATCAACTGAAGcttacaaaacaagaaaatgtGATACTTAACATATCATTATTACacttcacttttttcttttttctaagtGCTAGTAAGCATGATGCACTCTGGTTAGCCATATATGAAAGACATGATTATTTAGAACTATAAAGGTGATACATAAATGTACGTTGAGCCTTCCAGGGTTCTTCTACTTGTTCATTATTCTATTGCATGCATATTGGAATCTCTTGGTAGTTGGTACCCAAATATGAAACTTATGCTAAATGATAAAAGGAATATTCTTTTATCTGTGTGATGCTTGATGAGAATATAGAAATAATTGACCCTTGTTTAACCACTCCGAAGTAACTTAAAGCTAAATAGTTCTTGGCTAACACCAGATTTACCAAACACAGGTAGAATTGATGAATACATATAAAGTGTCTATGGTTTCTATGGCTTTCAGTAAAGTTTGTTTAAGAAAGAACTTCAAAGAATAGACAAATCAATGAAGCAAACACAACCCTCTAATCTTCCTGCTGTTGTAGATTTTGTCTCTCATTTAGTGTTTCATTCTATTCAACAACTAGCTTTACTATTTTGGATTTCAtctatttc of Glycine soja cultivar W05 chromosome 1, ASM419377v2, whole genome shotgun sequence contains these proteins:
- the LOC114412638 gene encoding WPP domain-interacting tail-anchored protein 2-like isoform X2 gives rise to the protein MDELANKIPGDFYAVDEAFEQPYSLQGFSTKENDVQEISLQALTDIDHRLAYFSEKLVNLHVLYVYLLGEESDLEAMDSTNNCILENLFEKAVTFDLLSGILDSEVRELDSFMDTLQEEIVDARHKIFSCKHLTEVFFMMDKKLHGSKESVKQFQQQLLELKIQSSQLQKTIEAFRHENCKTGKALNLSGNGQLTDVKAKSNDQMVEQRRYILRMLEKSLARELELERKLAESKNNEDLNLKLCYTEQVAFYMEEAAEVVWGRFLEADNTAEVLMGISKGIMGHLQVTEFNLNGYIQRENELRSKVQILIEQLKAKDASLEKLEACNVESAKEKSEVLALREKVKLLEEEQKDFELRINNVMAENEACHEHLIEMENFVESLKESIDIAENRAESAEAKVTQLTETNLELTEEVNFLKGSASTAEKKVGSLEKQLRELDIQLQNAKASSEASQEQQNMLYTAIWDMEILIEELKSKVAKAETNKESAAEQYFVLSETNLELNKELDILRSRTVSLKTSLDQASNAKSSRAKEIDTKTKLIMDMVMQLASERERINNQLHALKQENKHLVEKLNNTKIDASFDACNNGLNNRNEDQASNNDSSNDSCAKSSDEEGIDLFNKTFQAGVSIMSA
- the LOC114412638 gene encoding WPP domain-interacting tail-anchored protein 2-like isoform X3, with the translated sequence MDELANKIPGDFYAVDEAFEQPYSLQGFSTKENDVQEISLQALTDIDHRLAYFSEKLVNLHVLYVYLLGEESDLEAMDSTNNCILENLFEKAVTFDLLSGILDSEVRELDSFMDTLQEEIVDARHKIFSCKHLTEVFFMMDKKLHGSKESVKQFQQQLLELKIQSSQLQKTIEAFRHENCKTGKALNLSGNGQLTDVKAKSNDQMVEQRRYILRMLEKSLARELELERKLAESKNNEDLNLKLCYTEQVAFYMEEAAEVVWGRFLEADNTAEVLMGISKGIMGHLQVTEFNLNGYIQRENELRSKVQILIEQLKAKDASLEKLEACNVESAKEKSEVLALREKVKLLEEEQKDFELRINNVMAENEACHEHLIEMENFVESLKESIDIAENRAESAEAKVTQLTETNLELTEEVNFLKGSASTAEKKVGSLEKQLRELDIQLQNAKASSEASQEQQNMLYTAIWDMEILIEELKSKVAKAETNKESAAEQYFVLSETNLELNKELDILRSRTVSLKTSLDQASNAKSSRAKEIDTKTKLIMDMVMQLASERERINNQLHALKQENKHLVEKLNNTKIDASFDACNNGLNNRNEDQASNNDSSNDSCAKSSDEEGIDLFNKTFQAGG